The following coding sequences lie in one Paenibacillus durus ATCC 35681 genomic window:
- the ltrA gene encoding group II intron reverse transcriptase/maturase, whose translation MNAKRLTTPKENVQQLQMKLGHAAKENKKRRFHALYDKVYRMDILREAWRRVRVNKGAAGVDGETLADIEMYGEQLFLHECEQLLKDGKYHPQPVRRQYIPKKDGKMRPLGIPTVRDRVIQMAVKLVMEPIFEADFQESSFGFRPKRSAKQALERIRKACNRKGNWVVDVDIQGYFDNINQEKLMKLVEMRISDRRVLKLVRKWLKAGVLEEGSVRRSDLGTPQGGVISPLLANIYLNYFDNLWERHGSGTGELTRYADDLVVVCKTKKEADRAYALIQAIMERLDLTLHRAKTRVVGLWTGEEGFDFLGLHHRKTKAETSQGKVYYTTQQWLTRKAEERIREVVKERLAPPAMRHKSLNDHVAWLNPKIQGWRNYYYTPYSQQKLAKLDWYILQRLARWHAKKRQRNRWMSLVREVNILAQTMGLKTLL comes from the coding sequence GTGAATGCCAAACGGCTAACAACACCAAAGGAAAACGTTCAACAACTCCAAATGAAACTAGGTCATGCGGCCAAGGAAAACAAGAAACGCAGATTTCACGCGCTGTATGACAAGGTATACCGGATGGACATCTTGCGGGAAGCATGGCGGAGAGTACGGGTCAACAAGGGAGCGGCAGGCGTGGACGGAGAGACGCTGGCGGACATTGAAATGTACGGCGAGCAGCTATTCCTGCACGAATGTGAGCAGCTTTTGAAAGACGGCAAGTATCATCCTCAGCCAGTGCGGCGGCAGTACATCCCGAAGAAGGATGGCAAAATGAGGCCGCTTGGCATCCCCACTGTCCGGGATCGGGTCATACAAATGGCAGTGAAGCTGGTCATGGAACCCATCTTTGAAGCGGATTTCCAAGAATCCTCTTTTGGATTTCGACCGAAGCGGAGCGCCAAGCAGGCGCTGGAACGCATTCGGAAAGCCTGTAACCGGAAAGGTAATTGGGTGGTCGACGTCGACATCCAAGGCTACTTTGACAACATCAATCAGGAGAAGCTTATGAAGCTGGTAGAAATGCGAATCAGCGACAGACGTGTACTAAAACTGGTGAGGAAGTGGCTGAAGGCTGGGGTTCTGGAAGAAGGAAGCGTCCGGCGCTCAGACCTTGGAACACCGCAAGGCGGAGTCATTTCGCCGCTTCTAGCGAATATCTACCTGAATTACTTCGACAACCTGTGGGAGCGTCACGGCAGCGGGACTGGAGAGCTTACCCGGTATGCGGACGACCTGGTCGTAGTGTGCAAGACGAAGAAGGAAGCGGACCGTGCGTACGCTCTCATTCAAGCGATCATGGAGCGACTGGACCTGACCTTGCACAGGGCGAAGACACGGGTTGTCGGACTATGGACTGGCGAGGAAGGATTCGACTTCCTGGGGCTGCACCACCGAAAGACAAAGGCAGAGACCTCGCAAGGGAAGGTGTACTATACGACCCAGCAGTGGCTAACCCGGAAAGCGGAAGAACGCATACGGGAAGTAGTAAAGGAGCGGTTGGCTCCGCCGGCCATGCGTCATAAGTCGCTTAACGATCATGTGGCATGGCTAAATCCGAAGATACAGGGGTGGCGCAACTACTACTACACGCCTTACAGCCAGCAGAAGCTTGCGAAACTGGATTGGTACATTCTCCAGCGACTTGCCCGGTGGCATGCCAAGAAACGCCAGCGCAACAGGTGGATGAGTTTAGTACGAGAAGTGAACATCTTAGCTCAAACGATGGGACTTAAAACGCTCTTGTGA
- the dapA gene encoding 4-hydroxy-tetrahydrodipicolinate synthase translates to MDFGRLITAMVTPFDKEGEIDWDAVSSLVDYLIEEQKSEGLVVCGTTGESPTLSDEEKLQMFSFVLEKAAGRCKVIAGTGSFNTKHTIELTQKAEKIGVDAALLVVPYYNKPNQEGLYRHFAAIAAETKLPLILYNVPGRTGICMSADTTIRLAQIPNIVATKECASLDHVALIVSGTPQDFHVYSGDDSSALPAMAVGGHGIISVASHIEGVRMTAMISAYFSGNVQLAGQLHRELFPVFKGLFECPQPLPSPSAVKYALELRGIKVGSVRLPLTPPNEAEAEFIRKLVL, encoded by the coding sequence GTGGATTTTGGAAGACTAATAACAGCTATGGTAACTCCTTTTGACAAGGAGGGGGAGATCGACTGGGACGCGGTATCGAGTCTGGTTGACTACCTGATTGAAGAACAGAAGTCGGAGGGGCTCGTCGTCTGCGGGACAACGGGCGAGTCGCCAACGCTGAGCGATGAAGAAAAGCTGCAAATGTTTTCCTTTGTACTGGAGAAAGCTGCAGGGCGCTGCAAGGTCATTGCGGGCACAGGGTCCTTTAACACCAAGCACACGATCGAATTGACCCAGAAAGCGGAGAAAATCGGCGTCGACGCCGCCCTTCTGGTCGTGCCTTATTATAACAAGCCGAACCAAGAGGGCCTTTACCGCCATTTTGCAGCGATTGCTGCCGAGACCAAGCTCCCGCTCATTCTGTATAACGTCCCCGGACGGACGGGAATCTGCATGAGCGCGGATACGACGATTCGTCTGGCGCAAATTCCGAACATCGTCGCGACCAAAGAATGTGCGTCCCTTGATCACGTCGCCTTGATTGTGTCCGGCACTCCGCAGGATTTTCACGTGTACTCTGGAGACGATTCTTCGGCATTGCCGGCAATGGCTGTCGGAGGACACGGGATTATCAGCGTGGCAAGCCATATCGAGGGCGTAAGAATGACCGCCATGATCTCCGCTTATTTCTCGGGCAACGTACAGCTTGCCGGGCAGCTTCACCGGGAACTGTTTCCGGTGTTTAAAGGGTTGTTCGAATGTCCGCAGCCGCTGCCGAGCCCGTCCGCCGTCAAGTATGCGCTTGAGCTTCGGGGAATCAAGGTGGGTTCGGTCCGTCTTCCTTTGACCCCGCCGAATGAGGCCGAGGCGGAATTTATCAGAAAGCTGGTACTATAG
- the dapG gene encoding aspartate kinase, which yields MGILVQKFGGTSLSTPQARDHVIRHVKRELGHGYSLVIVVSAMGRKGEPYATDTLLDWVSQNGDALPQRERDLLLCCGEIISATTLCSLLEKEGIPSTVLTGAQAGFLTDNGYGNARILDVRPERILRELRAQKVVIVTGFQGQTEDGDFTTLGRGGSDTSATALGAALRAEMVDIYTDVNGILTADPRIVEDAKPLSYVSYTEICNMAYQGAKVIHPRAVEIAMQAHIPVRVRSTFSENEGTLVTHPEGFQESQPGIVDRFVTGIAYVSNITQISLDCPEGNGTGVQLQIFKSMADSGISVDFINVTPTSAVYTVFDNHSEKAIAALQEIGLRPKSLSGCVKVSVIGGGINGVPGIMARIVEALSEHHIQILQSADSNTTIWVLVKKEDMVQSLRALHSKFELHR from the coding sequence ATGGGCATTTTGGTACAGAAGTTTGGCGGGACCTCGCTTTCCACCCCGCAGGCCAGGGATCATGTGATCCGCCACGTGAAACGGGAGCTGGGGCATGGATACAGCCTTGTCATCGTAGTGTCCGCAATGGGCCGCAAGGGCGAGCCTTATGCGACCGATACACTGCTGGACTGGGTCTCCCAGAATGGCGATGCTCTCCCTCAGCGCGAAAGGGATTTACTGCTATGCTGCGGTGAGATCATTTCCGCGACCACACTGTGCAGCCTGCTGGAAAAGGAAGGGATTCCCTCGACAGTGCTTACCGGAGCCCAAGCCGGTTTCCTGACGGATAACGGCTACGGGAACGCGCGGATTCTCGATGTCCGTCCGGAACGGATTTTGCGGGAGCTGCGCGCCCAGAAGGTCGTCATTGTAACCGGCTTTCAGGGCCAGACGGAAGACGGGGATTTTACCACGCTAGGACGCGGGGGAAGCGATACATCGGCAACGGCGCTCGGCGCCGCGCTGCGTGCGGAAATGGTCGATATCTACACGGATGTCAATGGTATTCTGACCGCCGATCCGCGTATCGTCGAGGATGCGAAGCCGCTGTCCTATGTAAGCTATACCGAGATTTGCAATATGGCTTATCAGGGCGCCAAGGTGATACATCCCCGGGCCGTGGAGATTGCTATGCAGGCGCACATTCCGGTCCGCGTCCGCTCCACTTTTTCAGAGAATGAAGGCACTCTCGTCACGCATCCCGAAGGCTTTCAGGAGTCCCAGCCGGGGATTGTCGACCGCTTCGTTACCGGCATCGCCTATGTTAGCAACATTACGCAGATTTCCTTGGACTGCCCGGAAGGGAACGGAACCGGAGTTCAGCTGCAAATATTCAAGAGCATGGCGGATAGCGGCATAAGCGTTGACTTTATTAATGTTACGCCGACCAGCGCCGTATACACCGTTTTTGATAATCATTCGGAAAAAGCGATCGCGGCGCTTCAGGAAATTGGACTTCGTCCGAAGAGCCTGTCGGGCTGCGTCAAGGTATCCGTTATCGGTGGCGGTATCAACGGCGTTCCGGGGATCATGGCGCGTATCGTGGAAGCGCTCAGCGAGCACCACATTCAAATTCTGCAATCCGCAGATTCCAATACGACGATCTGGGTGCTGGTCAAGAAGGAAGATATGGTGCAATCGCTGCGCGCGCTGCATTCCAAGTTTGAATTACACCGTTAA
- a CDS encoding dipicolinate synthase subunit B has translation MNWHGKTVGYAITGSHCTFAEVIPQIKRFVDEGANVVPIVSASVLGTDTRFGTSENWLKQLKDITGNDIISTIVEAEPLGPSKRLDVLTIAPCTGNTTSKLANAMTDGPVLMAAKCQMRNGRPIVLAISTNDGLGLNAANIAKLLVTKNIYFVPFGQDNPEQKPNSLVARMELIPEACYAALHGSQLQPMIIERFHSA, from the coding sequence ATGAACTGGCACGGTAAGACGGTAGGCTATGCAATCACCGGTTCCCACTGCACTTTTGCAGAGGTGATACCCCAAATTAAGCGTTTTGTCGACGAAGGCGCGAATGTCGTGCCTATTGTATCGGCCTCGGTTCTCGGAACGGACACAAGGTTCGGCACATCGGAAAATTGGCTAAAACAGTTGAAAGATATAACGGGGAATGATATCATTTCTACAATTGTTGAAGCGGAACCGCTGGGTCCATCCAAGAGACTGGATGTACTCACGATTGCACCCTGCACAGGAAATACCACGAGCAAATTGGCTAATGCCATGACGGACGGACCGGTGCTGATGGCGGCCAAATGCCAAATGCGTAACGGGCGGCCGATTGTTCTGGCCATATCGACCAATGACGGACTCGGTCTGAACGCGGCGAATATTGCGAAACTTTTGGTAACCAAAAATATTTATTTTGTCCCATTCGGACAGGATAATCCCGAGCAGAAGCCGAACTCATTGGTAGCTCGCATGGAATTGATTCCAGAGGCCTGCTATGCGGCGCTTCATGGCTCCCAGCTGCAGCCGATGATCATCGAACGGTTTCATTCAGCATAA
- the dpsA gene encoding dipicolinate synthase subunit DpsA: MLTGVRIVFLGGDARQIEVIRKCVEMDAAVSVAGFDKWSTPCDGVNLETMDAELLSGADVLVLPTVGCDDEGHISAKYSSKPMQLLEEHIEALPKHCTIYTGMAKEYLRRLCALGGRELVELLERDDVAIYNSIPTAEGALVMAIQNTDFTIHGSEAMVLGIGRTGFTMAKSLQGLGAKVTAGVRKQEDFAKAEVMGWKPFMTDRLEEYVTDVDYIFNTIPSLILNAKVLSQVPRHTCIIDLASAPGGVDFRYAEKRGIKALLAPGLPGIVAPKSAGLIMAGALVQSISKRMLTKGD; the protein is encoded by the coding sequence ATGCTGACTGGCGTCAGGATCGTGTTCCTGGGCGGGGACGCAAGACAAATTGAAGTGATTCGAAAATGTGTGGAGATGGATGCGGCGGTAAGCGTTGCCGGCTTTGATAAATGGAGTACCCCCTGTGACGGGGTTAACCTGGAGACAATGGACGCTGAACTGCTTAGCGGCGCAGACGTTCTGGTGCTGCCGACCGTCGGCTGCGACGACGAAGGCCATATCAGCGCAAAGTACTCTTCGAAGCCGATGCAGCTGCTGGAGGAGCATATCGAGGCTTTGCCTAAGCACTGTACCATTTACACGGGCATGGCAAAAGAATATTTGAGACGGCTGTGCGCCCTCGGGGGGCGGGAACTGGTAGAGCTGCTTGAACGTGACGACGTTGCGATCTACAATTCGATTCCAACTGCCGAAGGCGCGCTTGTCATGGCGATCCAGAATACGGATTTTACCATTCACGGCTCTGAAGCGATGGTGCTTGGAATCGGCAGAACCGGCTTTACAATGGCCAAAAGCCTTCAGGGACTCGGCGCTAAAGTCACAGCAGGCGTCAGGAAGCAGGAGGATTTTGCCAAGGCGGAGGTCATGGGCTGGAAACCGTTTATGACTGATCGGCTGGAGGAGTATGTAACGGACGTTGATTATATTTTTAATACGATACCGAGCCTCATTCTAAACGCCAAAGTGCTGTCGCAGGTGCCCCGGCATACCTGCATTATCGATCTCGCTTCCGCGCCCGGGGGAGTGGACTTCCGATATGCGGAAAAACGGGGCATCAAGGCTCTGCTGGCGCCGGGCCTGCCGGGAATCGTGGCGCCCAAAAGCGCGGGACTCATTATGGCAGGCGCGCTTGTTCAGTCGATTTCGAAGCGGATGTTGACAAAGGGGGATTAA
- the dut gene encoding dUTP diphosphatase, with protein MSYYVQILKLPGNEDVNPPRKMSEQASGYDLFAAVSSELTLEPGVRALVPTGIALAMPGGLEAQIRPRSGLALKHGITCLNTPGTIDADYRGEIKVLLINLGQEPFTIARNERIAQMVFQAVPSVTMVEVEELSDTERGAGGFGHTGK; from the coding sequence TTGTCTTACTACGTACAAATTCTAAAGCTTCCGGGCAATGAGGATGTGAATCCTCCCCGTAAAATGTCGGAGCAGGCTTCAGGCTACGACCTCTTCGCCGCCGTCAGCAGCGAATTGACGCTTGAGCCCGGGGTGCGGGCGCTCGTTCCGACGGGAATCGCGCTCGCCATGCCGGGTGGACTGGAAGCGCAGATTCGTCCGCGCAGCGGACTGGCGCTGAAGCACGGCATCACCTGCCTTAACACGCCAGGCACGATCGACGCCGATTACCGGGGCGAGATCAAGGTGCTGCTCATCAATCTGGGCCAGGAGCCTTTTACGATCGCCCGGAATGAGCGGATTGCCCAAATGGTCTTTCAAGCGGTGCCATCCGTAACGATGGTGGAAGTGGAAGAACTGAGTGATACCGAGCGGGGGGCGGGAGGCTTCGGCCATACCGGCAAATAG
- a CDS encoding M16 family metallopeptidase, whose amino-acid sequence MEKMVLSNGLRVVMEKIPTGRSVSFGIWVKTGSRNETPENNGISHFIEHMLFKGTDRFDAKAIAERFDSIGGNVNAFTSKEYTCYYAKVLDEHLPVAVDVLADMFFRSQMDAEELAKEKNVILEEISMYEDTPDDLVHDLMSMAAYGSHPLAYSILGLKERLEAMTPDDLRAYMQKQYTIENTVISIAGNFDDSVGELLERYFGTFNNHGIQERLTPPDFHGDLLFRRKKTEQNHICLSLPGCANDDPLQYAMVLINNAVGGGMSSRLFQEIREKRGLAYSVYSYHSSQADSGLFTVYAGTAPKQTKDVMELTKEMLYELAVKGMDEEEIRKGKEQLKGSLILSLESTSSRMNRLGKNELMLGRHITLDEMIAKIQKVTMDDVNKVLDRMFAEPLAAAMVGSSDKAIANVRRDDLVLLRTNSKASGQ is encoded by the coding sequence GTGGAAAAAATGGTATTATCAAACGGATTACGAGTAGTCATGGAGAAAATCCCGACCGGTCGCTCCGTTTCCTTTGGAATCTGGGTAAAGACGGGCTCCAGGAACGAAACGCCGGAAAACAACGGAATTTCCCATTTTATCGAACATATGCTGTTCAAAGGTACGGACCGGTTCGACGCAAAGGCGATCGCGGAGCGGTTCGATTCCATCGGCGGAAATGTCAATGCTTTTACCTCTAAGGAATACACTTGCTATTACGCCAAAGTGCTGGATGAGCATCTGCCCGTCGCCGTTGATGTGCTGGCCGACATGTTCTTCCGTTCGCAGATGGATGCGGAGGAATTGGCGAAAGAAAAGAACGTTATCCTTGAGGAAATTTCCATGTACGAAGATACGCCGGACGATCTTGTGCATGATCTGATGTCAATGGCCGCCTACGGCAGCCATCCGCTTGCTTACTCTATTCTTGGACTCAAGGAACGGCTGGAGGCCATGACGCCGGATGATCTTCGGGCTTATATGCAGAAGCAGTATACCATCGAGAATACGGTGATCAGCATTGCCGGTAATTTTGACGACAGTGTGGGCGAACTGCTGGAAAGGTATTTCGGCACGTTTAACAATCACGGAATACAAGAACGGCTGACCCCGCCGGATTTCCACGGGGATTTATTGTTCCGCCGTAAAAAAACGGAACAGAACCACATTTGCCTGTCACTGCCCGGCTGTGCCAACGATGATCCGCTGCAGTATGCGATGGTGCTGATCAATAACGCCGTCGGCGGCGGCATGAGCTCCCGGCTGTTCCAGGAAATCCGCGAGAAGCGCGGGTTGGCCTACTCGGTATATTCTTATCATAGTTCCCAAGCCGACAGCGGCCTCTTTACCGTGTACGCCGGAACGGCTCCTAAGCAGACCAAAGACGTTATGGAACTGACCAAAGAAATGCTGTATGAGCTTGCCGTCAAGGGAATGGACGAAGAAGAGATCCGCAAGGGCAAGGAACAGCTCAAGGGCAGTCTGATCCTAAGCCTGGAGAGCACTAGCAGCCGGATGAACCGGCTTGGGAAGAATGAATTAATGCTTGGCCGGCACATCACGCTGGACGAAATGATTGCCAAGATTCAGAAAGTTACGATGGATGATGTAAATAAGGTGCTTGACCGGATGTTCGCCGAGCCGCTTGCGGCGGCGATGGTCGGGTCTTCCGATAAAGCGATTGCCAATGTTAGGAGAGATGATCTTGTCTTACTACGTACAAATTCTAAAGCTTCCGGGCAATGA
- a CDS encoding polysaccharide deacetylase family protein codes for MRLEKAAVVLACMAIVIGIGSSFQPVKSMLGQLRSSGGLAVLKQFGDKKSDLRSEIEAKAAQVNSPPVDARVDRVWKAIPGYNGLSVDVDATYREALLLPQGGAIKYVYRQTAPAVSLDDLGVQPIYRGNPAKPMVSLMINVAWGNEYIVPMLNILDEEHVKATFFLDGSWLSKNRELAMEIQKRGHELENHAYSHPNMSTLSRVRAVLEIDKTKKLLKSSLGVDNRWFAPPSGDFDEETVEIARELGLKTVLWTVDTVDWRHPSPESVVAKITANAEPGTLVLMHPTSSSSQALRGMIRGIKAKKLMLGTVSQTLSPERVLPGSVE; via the coding sequence ATGAGACTGGAAAAAGCGGCCGTAGTGCTGGCTTGCATGGCCATAGTGATCGGAATCGGCAGCAGCTTTCAGCCGGTAAAAAGCATGCTGGGGCAGCTTCGCTCCTCCGGCGGACTGGCTGTGCTGAAGCAGTTCGGCGATAAGAAAAGCGACCTGCGCAGCGAGATTGAAGCCAAAGCCGCGCAGGTTAACAGCCCGCCGGTGGACGCAAGAGTGGATCGGGTGTGGAAAGCCATTCCCGGCTATAACGGACTGAGTGTTGATGTGGATGCGACTTACAGAGAAGCTCTGCTGCTTCCTCAGGGTGGAGCGATCAAATACGTCTACAGGCAGACCGCGCCTGCTGTCTCGCTGGATGATCTCGGGGTGCAGCCGATCTACCGGGGGAATCCCGCCAAGCCGATGGTATCGCTAATGATTAACGTCGCTTGGGGAAATGAGTATATTGTGCCTATGCTGAACATATTGGATGAGGAGCATGTCAAGGCGACGTTTTTTCTGGACGGCAGCTGGCTGAGCAAGAACCGCGAGCTTGCCATGGAGATTCAAAAGCGCGGGCATGAGCTTGAGAATCACGCCTACTCGCATCCTAATATGAGCACACTCAGCCGGGTGCGCGCGGTATTGGAAATCGACAAGACCAAGAAGCTGCTGAAATCGAGCCTTGGAGTCGATAACCGCTGGTTCGCTCCCCCATCGGGCGACTTCGACGAGGAGACCGTGGAGATTGCCCGCGAGCTGGGGCTGAAGACGGTACTGTGGACGGTCGATACAGTGGATTGGCGCCACCCTTCGCCGGAATCGGTAGTCGCCAAAATTACCGCGAATGCGGAGCCAGGCACGCTCGTGCTGATGCATCCCACCTCTTCGTCATCGCAGGCGCTGCGCGGGATGATCCGCGGCATCAAAGCCAAGAAGCTGATGCTCGGAACGGTCAGCCAGACGCTGTCGCCGGAGCGGGTGCTGCCAGGCAGTGTTGAGTGA
- the pnp gene encoding polyribonucleotide nucleotidyltransferase — MEKRVEMQLGGRTLVLETGRLAKQANAAVMVRYGDTSVLCTVTASSEPKDLDFFPLTVNYEERLYAVGKIPGGFIKREGRPSEKAILSSRLTDRPIRPLFPEGFRNDVQVLNLVMSVDQDCSPEIAAMIGTSAALSISDVPFSGPIGGVVVGRIDGQFIVNPTIAQQEVSDIFLVVAGTKDAIMMVEAEANEVPEEIMLEAIMFGHEEIRSIVAKIEELVQIAGKEKMTVKLHAVNAEVNAEVRAYAQERLVEAVKIAEKHARQDAIDAVNNETVEYFTEKYIETPELIGDVKEVLHDIVKEEVRRLITHDKVRPDGRKLDEIRPIECDTSLLPRTHGSGLFTRGQTQALSVCTLGALGDVQILDGIDLTETKRFMHHYNFPPFSVGEARPLRAPGRREIGHGALGERALSKVIPNETEFPYTIRLVSEVLESNGSTSQASICASTLAMMDAGVPIKAPVAGVAMGLIKDGEHVSILTDIQGMEDHLGDMDFKVAGTAEGVTAIQMDIKIDGIDRKILQEALEQAKEGRMFILSKMMEAISKPRESLSQYAPKIIILQINPDKIRDVIGAGGKIINKIIEETGVKIDIEQDGRVFIASSNEEMNQKARSIIEGIVREVEVGEIYVGTVKRIEKFGAFVEILPGKDGLVHISQLSTERVGKVEDVVAIGDTVTVKVTEIDQQGRVNLSRKAVLTAEAKA; from the coding sequence ATGGAAAAACGTGTAGAAATGCAGCTCGGGGGCAGAACCCTGGTGCTGGAAACGGGGCGGCTTGCCAAGCAGGCCAACGCTGCTGTTATGGTCCGTTACGGTGATACGTCGGTGCTGTGTACGGTAACGGCTTCAAGCGAACCGAAGGACTTGGATTTTTTTCCGCTGACGGTAAACTATGAAGAACGCTTGTACGCGGTCGGCAAAATTCCGGGAGGCTTTATTAAGCGGGAAGGCAGACCGAGCGAAAAAGCGATTCTGTCCAGCCGCCTGACGGACCGCCCGATTCGTCCGCTGTTCCCCGAAGGCTTCCGTAACGACGTACAGGTGCTGAATCTGGTAATGAGCGTCGATCAGGACTGCTCGCCGGAAATCGCGGCTATGATCGGAACGTCGGCGGCGCTGAGCATTTCCGATGTGCCGTTCAGCGGCCCAATCGGCGGTGTAGTGGTGGGACGCATTGACGGGCAGTTTATTGTCAACCCGACAATCGCCCAGCAGGAAGTAAGCGACATTTTTCTGGTGGTGGCCGGAACGAAAGACGCCATCATGATGGTTGAAGCGGAAGCGAATGAAGTGCCGGAAGAAATCATGCTCGAAGCGATCATGTTCGGACATGAAGAAATCCGCAGCATTGTTGCGAAGATCGAAGAGTTGGTACAGATTGCCGGCAAGGAAAAAATGACCGTGAAGCTGCACGCCGTAAACGCCGAAGTGAACGCTGAGGTTCGCGCATACGCTCAGGAGCGGCTGGTGGAGGCGGTTAAGATTGCCGAGAAGCATGCCCGTCAAGATGCGATCGACGCGGTCAACAATGAGACAGTGGAATATTTCACGGAGAAATATATCGAAACGCCTGAGCTGATTGGCGATGTGAAGGAAGTGCTGCATGATATCGTCAAGGAAGAAGTCAGACGTCTGATCACTCATGATAAAGTGCGTCCGGACGGCCGGAAGCTAGACGAGATTCGTCCGATCGAATGCGATACGTCGCTGCTGCCGCGCACGCATGGTTCGGGGCTGTTCACCCGCGGCCAGACGCAGGCGCTCAGCGTATGCACACTTGGCGCGCTTGGAGATGTGCAAATTCTCGACGGTATCGACTTAACCGAAACGAAGCGGTTCATGCATCACTATAATTTCCCGCCGTTCAGCGTAGGGGAAGCCCGTCCGCTGAGAGCGCCGGGTCGGCGTGAAATCGGTCATGGAGCACTGGGCGAACGCGCCTTGTCCAAGGTTATTCCGAACGAAACCGAATTCCCGTACACGATCCGCCTCGTATCCGAGGTGCTGGAATCGAACGGTTCGACTTCCCAGGCAAGTATTTGCGCAAGCACCCTGGCGATGATGGATGCGGGCGTTCCGATCAAAGCGCCGGTTGCGGGCGTGGCGATGGGTCTGATTAAAGACGGCGAGCATGTCTCCATCTTGACCGATATCCAAGGGATGGAAGATCATCTCGGCGATATGGACTTCAAAGTGGCAGGTACGGCGGAAGGCGTAACCGCGATTCAGATGGACATCAAGATCGACGGCATCGACCGCAAAATCCTTCAAGAAGCTCTTGAGCAGGCTAAAGAAGGCCGGATGTTTATTTTGAGCAAAATGATGGAAGCTATCTCCAAACCAAGAGAGAGCCTTTCCCAATACGCACCTAAAATTATCATCCTGCAGATTAATCCGGACAAAATCCGTGACGTTATCGGCGCAGGCGGCAAAATCATCAACAAAATCATCGAAGAAACCGGCGTGAAAATCGACATCGAGCAGGACGGCCGCGTGTTCATCGCATCCTCGAATGAAGAGATGAACCAAAAAGCGCGTTCTATCATCGAAGGCATTGTACGCGAGGTCGAAGTCGGCGAAATTTATGTCGGCACCGTCAAGCGGATTGAGAAATTCGGCGCTTTTGTAGAAATTCTGCCGGGTAAAGACGGTCTGGTGCATATCTCACAGCTGTCCACGGAGCGCGTAGGCAAGGTGGAAGACGTGGTTGCCATCGGCGATACCGTCACTGTAAAAGTGACCGAAATCGACCAGCAGGGTCGCGTGAATCTGTCGCGCAAGGCAGTGCTGACCGCAGAAGCCAAGGCTTAA
- the rpsO gene encoding 30S ribosomal protein S15 yields MALTQERKHQLIDEHKTHESDTGSPEVQIAILTENIVNLTDHLRTHKKDHHSRRGLLKMVGQRRKLLAYLKNKDVQRYSALIEKLGLRR; encoded by the coding sequence ATGGCATTGACTCAAGAACGTAAGCATCAACTGATCGACGAGCACAAGACTCATGAATCCGATACCGGATCTCCAGAGGTGCAAATTGCTATCCTCACGGAGAATATCGTTAATCTGACCGACCACTTGCGTACGCACAAGAAGGATCATCATTCCCGCCGCGGATTGCTGAAGATGGTAGGTCAACGCCGTAAACTGCTCGCGTATTTGAAGAACAAAGACGTGCAGCGTTACAGCGCATTGATCGAGAAACTGGGATTGCGTCGTTAA